In a single window of the bacterium genome:
- the recJ gene encoding single-stranded-DNA-specific exonuclease RecJ encodes MAVLDRPAWDVAPADAGAAEFARALGVSPLVAGLLRRRGVTTLEAARAFLSPCLDDLGDPSRIPGMEGAVALVAGAVRSGRPIAIHGDYDVDGITATAILVRTLRALGASPCARLPHRIRDGYGLGVPAVEALAAEGAGLLIAADCGITAVDAVGRARALGLEVVVLDHHEPAPERPAAAVVEPGVRGDEDAAPCAAGLAFLFAWALRRELGCAPAMPAGLVALAALGTVADVVPLTGDNRRLVAAGLHQMRTEPPLGVRALLEEAAIAGPVDAWHIGWQLAPRLNAPGRLGDPTPSLELLLTDDPAEARALAHALDDANRERQMILDQVLTDAVAQVESAARSEGVPAGIVVGGEGWHPGVVGLVAGRLVEAYRRPAVAIALSGTGGRGSARSVAGFDLVRAMAACGEHLVAFGGHAMAAGLSIEAGAIPAFRVCFAERAAGALAGRPAERVQVDAEVTLGDVTPALVAELGRLAPFGLGNPSPVLGVRDVRPLTRRLVGDGAHLGIGVTDGTTFVDAIGFSMAGWIDVLTLTGAAVDLAFTPEIDRGAPSGERVRLRLRALDVPGIDLDAVLRDTGLVVDRLFRRADDFLGEAGYEAVEDAAAFYTKAVGVTFGDRPAVVAALRAGDRVRLRREPANPHDPHAVQVCTEDGGAVGYLNARLAGRLAPLMDAGVRYVASVAGVTGGGERAAGVNLFVERAPEELAPPAPAGAADSRPGAAVRGWRAGGVRDALARLPIYLNGGRPFRTGLAEALDLLAGGGRVALMVPPGRGRATAIAGAAALTAAGGRGALVVVPTKSHAVHRAGQLASRLRPLGVCVETAHGLLPLTARDRLDEMLRRGAVDVLVATTEVLREPGRVSAFAPRVGTVVVDGGTAPDWRAAVSDFAGAAVFAVGSGTLCRGIARVCPATAIVHEQAPRAPLTIVDRRGDGGPGALWPILEQALARGEKTVAIVAPRAAAVGLAALARDHQAAAAPASGGIAYLHGGLPFRLREIVTQAFREGRLDVLVTTVALDEEALPPDVQHLIVGALAPDLDWCLAACGAALAGRRPVTITLAAGADDRDRYRRALDVQAPGRETLVAVYRALREWRGERPFLWPADDAWARLSAAVPGLNRATVEAACDVFVEAGLATRETVPDGSQIQLSAGAGRRDLAASLRHREGRRAREAFEAGAAWMLGVLPSEVERSL; translated from the coding sequence ATGGCTGTTCTCGACCGGCCGGCGTGGGACGTCGCGCCCGCGGACGCGGGTGCCGCGGAGTTCGCACGCGCCCTCGGGGTGTCTCCCCTGGTCGCCGGGCTCCTGCGGCGCCGCGGCGTGACCACGCTCGAGGCGGCGCGGGCGTTTCTGTCGCCGTGCCTCGACGATCTCGGCGATCCGTCACGAATCCCCGGGATGGAAGGGGCGGTCGCGTTGGTGGCCGGCGCCGTCCGGTCCGGCCGGCCGATCGCGATCCACGGCGACTACGATGTGGACGGGATTACCGCGACGGCGATCCTCGTGCGCACCCTGCGGGCGCTCGGCGCTTCGCCTTGTGCGCGCCTGCCGCACCGGATCCGGGACGGCTACGGCCTCGGGGTGCCGGCGGTCGAAGCGCTCGCGGCCGAAGGCGCGGGACTGCTGATCGCCGCCGACTGCGGCATCACCGCGGTGGACGCCGTCGGCCGGGCGCGCGCGCTCGGTCTCGAGGTCGTCGTCCTCGACCATCACGAACCGGCGCCGGAACGGCCGGCCGCGGCCGTTGTCGAACCGGGCGTGCGCGGAGACGAGGACGCGGCGCCGTGCGCGGCCGGCCTCGCGTTTCTCTTCGCGTGGGCACTGCGTCGTGAGCTCGGCTGCGCGCCGGCGATGCCGGCCGGGCTTGTGGCGCTCGCCGCGCTCGGAACGGTGGCCGACGTCGTGCCGCTCACCGGCGACAACCGCCGGCTCGTCGCCGCGGGACTTCACCAGATGCGGACGGAGCCTCCCCTCGGCGTACGGGCGCTGCTCGAGGAGGCGGCGATCGCGGGCCCGGTGGACGCCTGGCACATCGGATGGCAGCTCGCCCCGCGCCTCAACGCGCCGGGCCGCCTCGGGGACCCCACCCCGTCGCTCGAGCTTCTGCTGACGGACGATCCCGCGGAGGCGCGTGCGCTGGCACACGCGCTCGACGACGCGAATCGCGAGCGGCAGATGATCCTCGACCAGGTGCTGACGGACGCGGTCGCCCAGGTCGAGAGCGCGGCCCGGTCGGAGGGTGTGCCGGCGGGCATCGTCGTCGGGGGCGAGGGATGGCATCCCGGCGTCGTCGGATTGGTCGCGGGACGCCTCGTCGAAGCGTACCGGCGCCCCGCGGTGGCGATCGCCCTGTCAGGAACGGGCGGCCGCGGGTCTGCGCGCAGCGTGGCCGGCTTCGATCTCGTGCGCGCCATGGCCGCCTGCGGCGAGCACCTTGTGGCCTTCGGCGGACACGCCATGGCCGCCGGGCTGTCGATCGAGGCCGGCGCGATCCCCGCGTTCCGCGTCTGCTTCGCGGAGCGCGCCGCCGGGGCGCTGGCCGGCCGGCCCGCGGAGCGCGTGCAGGTCGACGCGGAGGTGACGCTCGGTGACGTGACGCCGGCGCTCGTCGCCGAGCTCGGCCGGCTGGCGCCGTTTGGTCTCGGCAATCCGAGCCCGGTGCTCGGTGTGCGTGACGTCCGCCCCCTCACACGCCGGCTCGTCGGCGACGGGGCGCACCTCGGAATCGGCGTGACGGACGGGACGACGTTTGTCGATGCGATCGGGTTCTCCATGGCGGGATGGATCGACGTGCTTACCCTGACCGGCGCGGCCGTCGACCTTGCGTTCACGCCGGAAATCGACCGGGGGGCCCCCTCAGGCGAGCGCGTGCGTCTCCGCCTGCGCGCGCTCGACGTCCCCGGGATCGACTTGGACGCCGTGCTGCGCGATACCGGTCTCGTCGTGGACCGCCTGTTCCGGCGCGCGGACGACTTTCTCGGTGAAGCCGGGTACGAGGCGGTGGAAGACGCGGCCGCGTTCTACACCAAGGCCGTCGGCGTCACGTTCGGCGACCGGCCGGCCGTGGTGGCGGCGCTGCGGGCGGGCGACCGCGTGCGGCTGCGCCGGGAACCCGCGAACCCCCACGATCCGCACGCGGTGCAGGTCTGCACCGAGGACGGCGGCGCGGTCGGATACCTCAACGCGCGGCTTGCCGGACGTCTCGCGCCGCTCATGGATGCCGGGGTGCGCTACGTCGCGTCCGTCGCCGGCGTGACCGGCGGCGGCGAGCGCGCGGCCGGCGTCAACCTGTTCGTCGAGCGCGCGCCGGAGGAGCTCGCCCCGCCGGCGCCGGCCGGGGCGGCCGATTCGCGCCCGGGAGCGGCGGTCCGCGGATGGCGGGCGGGAGGCGTACGGGACGCACTCGCGCGGCTTCCTATTTACTTGAACGGCGGCCGGCCGTTTCGGACCGGGCTGGCCGAAGCGCTCGATCTGCTCGCCGGCGGAGGACGGGTGGCGCTCATGGTGCCGCCGGGACGCGGCCGGGCCACCGCGATCGCCGGGGCCGCCGCGCTGACCGCCGCGGGCGGCCGCGGCGCGCTCGTGGTCGTCCCCACCAAGAGCCACGCCGTGCATCGGGCCGGGCAGCTGGCCTCGCGCCTTCGGCCGCTCGGCGTCTGCGTCGAGACCGCGCACGGGCTTCTGCCGCTGACGGCGCGGGACCGGCTCGACGAGATGCTGCGGCGCGGCGCGGTCGACGTGCTCGTCGCCACCACGGAGGTGCTGCGAGAACCCGGCCGCGTGTCGGCGTTTGCCCCTCGCGTCGGGACGGTCGTGGTGGACGGCGGCACCGCCCCGGACTGGCGGGCGGCCGTGTCGGACTTCGCCGGCGCGGCCGTGTTTGCCGTGGGCAGCGGCACGCTCTGCCGCGGCATCGCACGCGTGTGCCCGGCAACGGCGATCGTGCACGAGCAGGCGCCCCGGGCGCCGCTGACGATTGTCGACCGTCGCGGAGACGGGGGGCCCGGGGCGCTGTGGCCGATTCTGGAGCAGGCGCTCGCCCGCGGGGAGAAGACGGTGGCGATCGTCGCGCCGCGCGCGGCCGCGGTCGGGCTGGCCGCCCTCGCGCGCGACCATCAGGCGGCCGCCGCGCCGGCTTCCGGAGGCATCGCATATCTGCACGGCGGCCTGCCGTTCCGGCTGCGCGAGATCGTCACGCAGGCCTTCCGCGAGGGACGGCTCGACGTGCTGGTGACCACGGTGGCCCTCGACGAAGAAGCGCTCCCGCCGGACGTGCAGCATCTCATCGTGGGCGCCCTCGCGCCCGATCTCGATTGGTGTCTGGCCGCCTGCGGCGCCGCGCTCGCCGGCCGCCGGCCGGTGACGATCACGCTCGCCGCCGGCGCGGACGACCGGGACCGCTACCGCCGCGCGCTCGACGTCCAGGCGCCCGGGCGCGAGACGCTCGTCGCCGTCTACCGCGCCCTGCGCGAGTGGCGCGGGGAGCGGCCGTTTTTGTGGCCGGCCGACGACGCGTGGGCGCGCCTCAGCGCGGCCGTGCCCGGGCTCAACCGCGCCACCGTGGAGGCGGCGTGCGACGTCTTCGTCGAGGCCGGACTCGCCACGCGCGAGACCGTGCCGGACGGATCGCAGATCCAGTTGAGCGCCGGCGCAGGGCGCCGGGACCTCGCGGCCTCGCTGCGCCACCGCGAGGGCCGCCGCGCCCGCGAAGCGTTCGAGGCCGGCGCGGCGTGGATGCTCGGCGTCCTGCCGTCGGAGGTCGAGCGCAGCCTATGA
- a CDS encoding LapA family protein gives MRSAAVLLILVCLAATVFALSNTTPVTVMFWQWPIYTGSLALAIVGAGILGALLTFLPSMARHAHLAGRLRDLERRLAAHQAAVAPVAPDVPPATAPPASHTSSDLGQTRRLW, from the coding sequence ATGCGGAGCGCCGCGGTTCTGCTCATCCTCGTCTGCCTCGCGGCCACGGTGTTCGCGCTCAGCAACACCACCCCCGTCACCGTGATGTTCTGGCAGTGGCCGATCTACACCGGGTCGCTGGCGCTCGCGATCGTCGGCGCGGGCATCCTCGGGGCACTGCTGACGTTCCTGCCGTCGATGGCCCGGCACGCCCATCTGGCCGGCCGCCTGCGCGATCTGGAGCGCCGGCTTGCGGCCCATCAAGCGGCCGTGGCCCCCGTCGCGCCCGACGTCCCGCCGGCGACCGCTCCGCCCGCCTCGCACACATCGTCCGACCTCGGTCAAACGCGCCGTCTCTGGTAG
- the secF gene encoding protein translocase subunit SecF, with product MSNVRAFDIIGRRRWWYALSLAVILPGLIALYAHHVHDGHALNWGVDFTGGNSLELRITQPFTVGDVRSVLDRFGLGDAVIQKSGDTEVFIRTRPLSQSQMNDIVDAAKTRWPSTAMLREDTVGPEIGAELRNVAILGVAIGLVLQVIFISIRFRSVRFAIAADIALLHDLLVVIGAFALTQREVNSSFLAVLLTVAGYSINDTIVIFDRIRENLGMRTREPFEHLVNRSVLEALVRSINTAMTAVLAIGAVYVFGGETIRDVAFGLVVSIVTGGYSSIFNASCILVDWHNWGERRAPAAPGRGPQRVETPREVRAAADGAGTPDEAPAVVPGAARAVTSRRRRRRRR from the coding sequence GTGAGTAACGTGCGCGCCTTCGACATCATCGGCCGGCGGCGCTGGTGGTACGCCCTGTCGCTCGCCGTCATCCTCCCCGGGCTGATCGCGCTCTACGCCCACCACGTGCACGACGGGCACGCCCTCAACTGGGGCGTCGATTTCACCGGCGGCAACTCGCTCGAGCTGCGGATCACCCAGCCGTTCACGGTGGGGGACGTCCGATCGGTGCTCGACCGGTTCGGGCTCGGCGACGCGGTCATCCAGAAGTCCGGCGACACCGAGGTGTTCATCCGCACCCGCCCGCTGTCGCAATCGCAGATGAACGACATCGTCGACGCGGCGAAGACGCGGTGGCCGTCGACGGCGATGCTGCGGGAGGATACCGTCGGCCCCGAGATCGGCGCCGAACTGCGCAACGTCGCCATCCTCGGCGTCGCGATCGGCCTCGTGCTGCAGGTCATCTTCATCTCGATCCGGTTCCGTTCGGTGCGGTTCGCGATCGCGGCGGACATCGCGCTGCTCCACGACCTCCTGGTCGTCATCGGCGCGTTCGCGCTGACGCAGCGGGAGGTCAACTCGTCGTTCCTGGCCGTGCTGCTGACCGTGGCCGGCTACTCGATCAACGACACGATCGTCATTTTCGACCGGATTCGCGAGAACCTCGGCATGCGGACGCGCGAGCCGTTCGAGCACCTCGTCAACCGCAGCGTTCTCGAGGCGCTGGTGCGGTCGATCAACACCGCGATGACGGCCGTGCTGGCGATCGGCGCGGTCTACGTCTTCGGCGGGGAAACGATCCGCGACGTCGCCTTCGGCCTGGTCGTGAGCATCGTCACCGGCGGCTACTCCTCGATCTTCAACGCGAGCTGCATTCTGGTCGACTGGCACAACTGGGGCGAGCGGCGGGCTCCCGCGGCTCCCGGACGCGGGCCGCAGCGGGTCGAGACGCCGCGCGAGGTTCGGGCCGCCGCGGACGGCGCGGGCACGCCCGACGAGGCGCCCGCGGTGGTACCCGGCGCCGCGCGCGCCGTGACGTCGCGCCGGCGGCGCCGGCGCCGCCGCTAG
- the secD gene encoding protein translocase subunit SecD: protein MKLGNPVRLLGVVLIALAAFFVAFQPVRLVGATPMLQTPRPHLNLGLDLQGGSHIVLQAEPTAQTQVTNDAMDGVLRIIRNRVDQLGLAEPAITRQGPNRILVELPGIQNPQRAIDLIGKTALLEFVDTGPVSLPAGTTWQGVDTSVLPDKTTQHVPKKVILTGADLSDAQVQFDQFGRPQVGFTFKSSAAKTFEDYTTKNVGKYLTIVLDNVVISSPVIQSPIPGGKGVIEGGFTLESARELAVLLRGGALPLPVHVVENRTVGPLLGRDSIDRSVHAGYVAIVMVGLFMLLYYRLAGILADLALVVYTLILFALLTALGATLTLPGIAGFILSLGVAVDANVIIFEKVKEELRGHKTLRASVSTGWNRAVVTIFDSNTTTLIGAAVLLWLGTGPVRGFAVTLILGILTSIFTAIVVTRVFVDLILETSLARYIQSLAWTGRSREPSVVAAGGSGGGAGE, encoded by the coding sequence GTGAAGCTCGGCAATCCGGTCAGGCTCTTGGGCGTCGTGCTGATCGCGCTGGCTGCGTTCTTCGTCGCGTTTCAACCGGTTCGCCTCGTCGGCGCGACACCGATGCTGCAGACGCCGCGGCCGCACCTGAACCTCGGGCTCGACCTGCAGGGCGGGAGCCACATCGTGCTGCAGGCCGAGCCGACCGCGCAGACGCAGGTCACGAACGATGCGATGGACGGCGTGCTGCGCATCATTCGCAACCGCGTCGACCAGCTCGGCCTCGCCGAGCCCGCGATCACCCGCCAGGGCCCGAACCGCATCCTCGTCGAGCTGCCCGGCATTCAAAATCCGCAGCGCGCCATCGACCTCATCGGCAAGACCGCGCTGCTGGAGTTCGTCGACACCGGTCCGGTCTCGCTGCCGGCGGGGACCACGTGGCAGGGCGTCGACACCTCGGTGCTCCCGGATAAGACGACCCAGCACGTCCCGAAGAAGGTGATCCTCACCGGCGCCGACCTCAGCGACGCGCAGGTCCAGTTCGACCAGTTCGGGCGCCCCCAGGTCGGATTTACGTTCAAGAGCTCCGCCGCCAAAACGTTCGAAGACTACACGACGAAGAACGTCGGCAAGTACCTCACGATCGTGCTCGACAACGTCGTCATCAGCTCGCCGGTGATTCAGTCCCCGATCCCCGGCGGAAAGGGCGTGATCGAAGGCGGGTTTACGCTCGAGTCCGCGCGCGAACTCGCCGTGCTGCTGCGCGGCGGCGCGCTGCCGCTGCCCGTGCACGTGGTGGAGAACCGGACCGTCGGCCCGCTGCTCGGGCGCGACTCGATCGACCGCAGCGTGCACGCCGGCTACGTCGCGATCGTCATGGTCGGGCTCTTCATGCTGCTGTACTACCGGCTCGCCGGCATCCTCGCCGACCTGGCCCTCGTCGTCTACACGCTGATCCTGTTCGCGCTGCTGACGGCACTCGGCGCCACGCTCACGCTGCCGGGCATCGCGGGGTTCATCCTGTCGCTCGGCGTCGCGGTCGACGCGAACGTCATCATCTTCGAAAAGGTCAAGGAAGAGCTGCGCGGCCACAAGACGCTCCGCGCCTCCGTGTCGACGGGATGGAACCGCGCGGTGGTCACGATTTTCGACTCGAACACGACGACGCTGATCGGCGCGGCGGTCCTCTTGTGGCTGGGCACCGGCCCGGTGCGCGGCTTCGCCGTGACGCTGATCCTCGGCATTCTCACCAGCATCTTCACCGCGATCGTCGTGACGCGCGTCTTCGTCGATCTCATCCTGGAGACGAGCCTGGCGCGCTACATTCAGTCGCTGGCATGGACCGGCCGGTCGCGGGAGCCGTCGGTCGTGGCCGCCGGGGGATCCGGGGGCGGGGCCGGTGAGTAA